From Thermoflavifilum aggregans, a single genomic window includes:
- the serC gene encoding 3-phosphoserine/phosphohydroxythreonine transaminase has translation MQVHNFNAGPSMLPNEVLYKASKALIDFDGLGMSILEISHRSEAFLQVMAEARQLVRELLQLDEDFEVLFLHGGASTQFMQVPYNLLDAGETAGYLDTGVWANRALKEARLFGNVEVVASSADRNYCYIPKSFTVPKHLKYLHITTNNTIYGTQWHQIPEVEVPLVADMSSDIFSRRLDFNKFALIYAGAQKNMGPAGVTLVVVRKSILGKVSRLIPTMLDYRVHIQHESIYNTPPVFAVYISMLTLRWLKEQGGVDAIEKRNEAKAALLYREIDENPLFRGTADPADRSRMNVCFVMNDPSLEKEFLEFCKKEDIVGIKGHRLVGGFRASIYNAMPIESVEYLVESMRYFARTHG, from the coding sequence ATGCAGGTGCACAACTTTAATGCTGGCCCCTCGATGTTGCCCAACGAGGTGCTTTACAAAGCAAGCAAGGCGTTGATTGACTTTGATGGCTTGGGCATGTCCATCCTCGAAATTTCTCACCGCAGCGAAGCTTTTCTGCAGGTGATGGCAGAAGCCAGGCAATTGGTGCGGGAACTGCTTCAGTTGGATGAGGATTTTGAAGTACTTTTCCTGCATGGTGGAGCTAGTACTCAATTCATGCAGGTCCCCTATAACCTGCTAGATGCCGGCGAAACAGCCGGTTACCTGGATACTGGCGTATGGGCCAACCGCGCACTGAAAGAAGCTCGCCTGTTTGGAAATGTGGAAGTGGTGGCCAGCTCGGCCGACCGGAATTATTGCTATATTCCCAAATCATTTACCGTTCCCAAACACCTGAAGTATCTGCACATCACCACCAACAACACCATTTATGGCACGCAATGGCATCAGATTCCCGAAGTAGAAGTGCCGCTGGTGGCCGATATGAGCAGTGACATCTTCAGCAGACGGCTGGACTTCAACAAGTTTGCACTCATTTATGCAGGCGCACAAAAAAATATGGGACCTGCCGGTGTAACGTTGGTGGTAGTGAGAAAAAGCATTCTTGGTAAGGTGAGCCGATTGATTCCGACCATGCTGGATTATCGCGTGCATATTCAGCACGAATCCATCTACAACACACCTCCTGTTTTTGCAGTCTATATTTCCATGCTCACCCTGCGCTGGCTGAAAGAACAAGGAGGCGTTGATGCCATCGAAAAACGCAACGAAGCAAAGGCCGCTTTGCTCTACAGGGAAATTGATGAAAATCCCTTGTTCAGAGGCACTGCCGATCCGGCCGATCGCAGCAGGATGAATGTATGTTTTGTGATGAATGATCCGTCTCTGGAAAAAGAGTTTCTGGAATTCTGCAAGAAGGAAGATATCGTGGGCATCAAGGGACATCGGCTTGTTGGCGGTTTCCGGGCTTCCATCTACAACGCGATGCCCATTGAAAGCGTGGAATACCTGGTAGAAAGCATGCGTTATTTTGCACGTACACACGGATAA
- a CDS encoding DUF1015 domain-containing protein produces the protein MTVIRPFRAILPNPEQAARVVARPYDVLSAREAESIARENPESFYHISKPEIHFPQYIDAHTPFPNEVYEAGARRLREFLERGLLIHDTGIHYYIYTQRMPHPFTAGQYIEQTGLVCLSSLNDYESGMIKKHELTRPDKEQDRIQHIRFTRAQTGNVFLAYRPLPVLDALIEKWKNTHQPAYHFHGEDGVEHIVWKVNHLTAIAQITRIFEQQVPCTYIADGHHRAASAALLRREWMQEGNANPADPHQFFLTTLVPADQLFIMEYNRLVKDLNGYDPESFLEKLKASFEITEPQDAVFRPQAPHQMGMYLPVSRAGRQGRWYGLTVKPELIPDDAVESLDVSLLQNLVLTPLLGIVNPRIDERIVFAGGIRGASYLESCVNSGEMAVAFLLHPVTPEQLFAVADAGKMMPPKSTWFEPKLPDGLFIHSLEETEIVHPIEWFEAEKSQF, from the coding sequence ATGACAGTGATACGTCCTTTCAGAGCCATTTTACCGAATCCTGAACAGGCTGCACGTGTGGTGGCCCGCCCTTATGATGTGCTGAGCGCACGAGAAGCCGAAAGCATAGCCCGCGAGAATCCAGAATCATTTTACCACATTTCAAAACCTGAAATTCATTTCCCGCAATACATAGATGCACATACTCCATTTCCGAATGAAGTGTATGAAGCCGGCGCACGCCGCCTGCGCGAATTTCTCGAGCGTGGTTTACTCATTCACGACACAGGTATCCATTATTACATTTATACCCAACGCATGCCCCATCCGTTCACGGCGGGGCAATACATAGAACAAACTGGGCTGGTTTGTCTGTCGTCTCTGAATGATTATGAAAGCGGAATGATCAAAAAACATGAACTCACCCGGCCCGATAAGGAGCAGGATCGGATTCAGCATATCCGGTTTACGCGTGCCCAGACAGGGAATGTGTTTCTGGCCTACAGGCCTTTGCCTGTTTTAGATGCATTGATTGAAAAATGGAAAAACACCCATCAGCCGGCCTATCATTTCCATGGTGAAGATGGCGTGGAGCATATAGTATGGAAAGTCAATCACCTGACAGCCATTGCTCAGATTACTCGCATCTTTGAACAACAGGTACCCTGCACCTACATTGCCGACGGTCATCATCGGGCAGCATCGGCAGCTCTGCTGCGCAGAGAATGGATGCAGGAAGGAAATGCCAATCCTGCTGATCCGCATCAGTTTTTCCTGACCACCCTAGTCCCGGCCGATCAATTGTTTATTATGGAATACAACCGGCTGGTGAAAGACCTGAACGGCTATGATCCCGAATCATTTCTGGAGAAGTTGAAAGCTTCATTTGAAATCACCGAACCACAGGATGCAGTATTCCGGCCACAGGCACCTCATCAGATGGGCATGTACCTGCCTGTGAGCCGGGCAGGCCGGCAAGGGCGCTGGTATGGCCTAACCGTAAAACCCGAACTCATCCCCGATGATGCGGTGGAATCGCTGGATGTGAGTCTGCTGCAGAATCTGGTGTTGACACCTTTGTTGGGCATTGTAAATCCTAGAATCGACGAGCGGATTGTATTTGCAGGAGGTATTCGGGGTGCCAGTTATTTGGAAAGCTGCGTGAACAGCGGGGAAATGGCGGTTGCCTTTCTGCTGCATCCGGTAACACCCGAACAATTGTTTGCCGTGGCTGATGCGGGCAAAATGATGCCTCCCAAATCCACCTGGTTTGAGCCCAAATTACCCGACGGCCTGTTCATTCATTCACTTGAAGAAACAGAAATCGTACATCCCATCGAATGGTTTGAAGCTGAAAAATCGCAATTCTGA
- a CDS encoding tetratricopeptide repeat protein, with product MPLKPAIQTLAWCMIILCSLFRHAVSQSSTADTVPALYATAQRFMSAGDYANAIIVLQQVIQQDPTNQLYQEDLATAYLMRKDYPRAEAIINSLLKNKSASVRTYQLAAEIAEGQQDDKKAIRLLNEGIRQFPHEGALYHQLGLLYFNEENYKPALQSWIKGIQMAPSYANNYYQAARTYYYTDDMVWTLLYGEIFINLESFTLRTAEIKGILFDTYKRLFASGILSRVPLPLPGSRPASFREAFLQTLAKQAAVADEGITPETLTMLRIRFILDWEKLFAADYPFALFDYQAKMIRAGVFEAYNQWLFGPAANAAAFREWMNLHSQELQQFLIYHQQHPLQLPSGEYYNDGRFRFQTDNQP from the coding sequence ATGCCACTGAAGCCGGCCATTCAAACCCTTGCCTGGTGCATGATTATACTGTGCAGCTTATTCCGGCATGCTGTTTCCCAATCATCTACGGCTGATACGGTTCCTGCCCTTTATGCCACGGCCCAGCGTTTTATGAGTGCGGGCGATTATGCCAATGCCATCATTGTATTGCAACAGGTTATCCAGCAGGATCCAACCAACCAGCTTTATCAGGAAGATCTTGCCACTGCCTATCTGATGCGCAAAGACTATCCCCGGGCGGAAGCCATCATCAATTCCCTGCTCAAAAACAAATCAGCATCCGTACGCACCTATCAGCTTGCTGCCGAGATTGCAGAAGGCCAACAAGATGATAAAAAAGCCATCCGCCTGCTGAATGAAGGCATCCGGCAATTTCCCCATGAAGGCGCTTTGTATCACCAGCTTGGGTTGCTGTATTTCAATGAAGAAAATTACAAGCCGGCGCTGCAGAGCTGGATCAAAGGCATTCAGATGGCACCTTCCTACGCAAATAATTACTACCAGGCCGCCCGCACCTATTATTACACGGATGATATGGTGTGGACACTGCTGTATGGCGAAATCTTCATCAATCTGGAAAGCTTTACCCTGCGTACGGCCGAGATCAAAGGCATTTTGTTTGACACCTACAAGCGCCTGTTTGCCAGTGGCATACTCTCCCGCGTGCCCCTGCCGCTTCCGGGATCCAGGCCGGCCAGTTTCCGGGAAGCTTTTTTGCAAACCCTCGCCAAACAAGCAGCTGTGGCCGACGAGGGCATCACACCGGAAACCCTTACCATGCTGCGCATCCGGTTTATCCTGGACTGGGAAAAACTATTTGCAGCCGATTATCCTTTTGCCCTGTTTGACTATCAGGCCAAGATGATCCGTGCTGGAGTATTTGAAGCCTACAATCAATGGTTATTCGGCCCTGCTGCCAATGCAGCTGCCTTTCGCGAATGGATGAACCTTCACTCCCAGGAACTTCAGCAATTCCTGATTTACCATCAGCAACACCCCCTGCAGCTCCCATCCGGCGAATATTACAACGATGGCCGGTTTCGTTTTCAAACCGATAACCAGCCATAA
- a CDS encoding 2TM domain-containing protein, with amino-acid sequence MEPKSYARHPYQAPSKTAFFVHLVVYVIAMLVLWLVVYRHRDAQLQGDAYPWEGWFTGTWFLVVVAHFCNTFFDNNKDNQDKYYLKYLWEKEH; translated from the coding sequence ATGGAACCAAAAAGCTATGCCCGCCATCCATATCAAGCTCCTTCCAAAACCGCTTTCTTTGTTCACTTGGTCGTGTATGTAATTGCTATGCTCGTTTTATGGCTGGTGGTGTACAGGCATCGGGATGCTCAATTGCAGGGCGATGCGTATCCCTGGGAAGGTTGGTTTACGGGTACGTGGTTCCTGGTAGTAGTAGCTCATTTCTGCAATACATTTTTCGACAACAACAAAGACAATCAGGATAAATATTACCTGAAATATCTCTGGGAAAAGGAACACTGA
- a CDS encoding AMP-dependent synthetase/ligase has product MLSTTPSRLFDLAFQHLDNPLPDMLAAKENGRWRSYDTREVIELSRALARGMQRAGISPHDFMPEHQDKIGLISANRPEWVITDLACQLCGAVLVPVYPTISQNELSFVLQDAAVKIVFTGDAQLYEKVRQIKDQLPALQAIYCFQEDDHLPYWKSLFCEEGQEQLEQTMQQIRDHHLATIIYTSGTTGIPKGVMLSHRNIVSNVLACRPILPLSENARALSFLPLNHVYERMITYLYIHSRVPIYYAESMDKIGENLKEVQPTIFTTVPRLLEKLYERIVQAGLQLRGIKRWIFFWALGVAKRYQLRKRQPLLYALQLKIADKLVFSKWRAALGGRIEAVVIGSAPAQIRLMQIFTAAGIPCLEGYGLTETSPVISVNRLEIENRMFGTVGPVIDGVEVKIAPDGEILCKGPNVMMGYYKRPDLTAEVMEDGWLHTGDVGEIINGKFLKITDRKKELLKTSGGKYVAPQPIENKLKESRFIEQVMVVGEGRKFVSALIVPSFAHLKDWCVKNNIPFDKPEDVIQHPQVKALYQSILDKYNPLFNHVEQIKKFVLLPHEWTIEGGELTPTLKLKRKAIEAKYHELIEQIYHNEK; this is encoded by the coding sequence ATGCTTTCGACTACTCCTTCACGTTTGTTTGACCTGGCTTTTCAACACCTCGATAATCCACTACCCGATATGCTGGCCGCCAAAGAAAACGGCCGATGGCGTAGCTACGACACGCGGGAAGTGATTGAGCTTAGCCGGGCATTGGCCAGAGGCATGCAACGGGCTGGCATTTCACCACATGATTTTATGCCCGAACATCAGGATAAAATCGGCCTGATCTCAGCCAACCGACCCGAATGGGTAATCACCGATTTGGCCTGCCAGCTGTGCGGTGCCGTGTTGGTGCCTGTCTATCCGACCATCAGCCAGAACGAACTGAGTTTTGTATTGCAAGATGCAGCCGTGAAAATCGTTTTCACGGGCGATGCCCAATTGTATGAAAAAGTACGGCAAATCAAAGATCAATTACCGGCCTTGCAGGCCATTTATTGCTTTCAGGAAGATGACCATCTCCCTTACTGGAAATCACTGTTTTGTGAAGAAGGACAGGAACAGCTGGAGCAAACCATGCAGCAAATTCGCGACCATCATCTGGCTACCATCATCTACACTTCCGGAACAACGGGCATTCCCAAAGGCGTGATGCTCAGCCATCGCAATATTGTCAGCAATGTGCTGGCCTGCAGACCTATCCTACCCCTTTCGGAAAACGCCAGGGCACTAAGTTTCCTGCCCCTCAACCATGTGTACGAGCGCATGATTACCTATCTGTATATCCACAGCCGGGTGCCCATCTATTATGCGGAAAGCATGGACAAGATTGGAGAAAACCTGAAAGAGGTGCAACCCACCATTTTCACCACCGTTCCTCGTTTGCTGGAAAAATTGTACGAACGCATCGTACAGGCTGGCTTGCAACTGCGTGGTATCAAAAGATGGATTTTCTTCTGGGCTTTGGGTGTAGCCAAACGTTATCAGCTGAGAAAACGCCAGCCTTTGCTGTATGCCCTTCAGCTAAAAATTGCCGACAAACTGGTATTCAGCAAATGGAGAGCAGCTCTGGGCGGCCGTATTGAGGCTGTGGTGATCGGATCGGCTCCTGCACAGATCCGGCTGATGCAAATCTTTACGGCTGCCGGTATTCCCTGCCTAGAAGGATATGGACTTACGGAAACTTCACCCGTTATCAGTGTAAACCGGCTGGAAATCGAAAACCGGATGTTTGGCACCGTAGGACCCGTGATTGATGGGGTAGAAGTGAAAATTGCACCCGATGGCGAAATTCTTTGCAAGGGCCCCAATGTGATGATGGGCTATTACAAACGCCCTGATCTTACCGCCGAAGTGATGGAAGATGGCTGGTTGCATACGGGCGATGTGGGTGAAATCATCAACGGAAAATTTTTAAAAATCACCGATCGCAAAAAAGAACTGTTGAAAACATCCGGCGGCAAATATGTGGCGCCTCAACCCATTGAAAACAAACTGAAGGAATCTCGTTTCATTGAACAGGTGATGGTGGTGGGTGAAGGACGCAAATTTGTTTCCGCACTGATTGTGCCTTCTTTTGCACATCTGAAAGATTGGTGTGTGAAAAACAATATTCCTTTTGATAAACCTGAAGATGTCATTCAGCATCCCCAAGTAAAAGCATTGTATCAATCCATTCTGGATAAATACAATCCCTTATTCAATCATGTGGAGCAAATCAAAAAATTTGTTTTGCTGCCTCATGAGTGGACCATTGAAGGAGGCGAACTCACACCTACCCTGAAACTTAAACGCAAGGCCATTGAAGCCAAATACCATGAACTTATTGAACAGATCTATCACAATGAAAAATAA
- the porN gene encoding type IX secretion system ring subunit PorN/GldN has translation MKNHVVRIFAIWVLLICWVTTELSAQATRTTTRRRRATTGAVQTQPANNNIVNPATGNVINPPAVDTTRPQAAPQRPDNIFGDLENPKTPLRNDNVVVRNLIKDRTPLAYQYIREDDAVWGHRLWEEIDVHEKINLPFAYAGEGGSYDLISILLKAILDSEVVAFNPIDDRFTTPMSIDEVKSELVGKPDTIRVVDPITGKETVQIVQHEFDPHIVTRYRIKEDWVFDKQTSQLYVRILGIAPLKAIYNPDGSLRAMTPLFWLYYPDLRPILARYDVYNPNNYMMRMSWEDVFEMRYFHAFVVKEDNVFDRTIKDYEKNGIRALLEGEKIKNEIFDWEQNLWAY, from the coding sequence ATGAAAAATCATGTTGTTCGGATTTTCGCTATCTGGGTACTATTGATTTGCTGGGTAACCACTGAACTCTCTGCCCAGGCTACCCGGACCACGACCCGCCGCCGCAGAGCCACCACAGGGGCTGTACAGACTCAGCCGGCAAACAACAATATTGTGAATCCGGCTACAGGCAATGTGATTAATCCGCCAGCCGTGGATACAACCCGCCCCCAGGCTGCCCCTCAGCGACCAGATAATATTTTCGGCGATCTGGAAAATCCAAAAACCCCACTCCGCAATGACAATGTGGTGGTACGCAATCTCATCAAGGACCGCACACCTTTGGCCTACCAGTATATTCGCGAGGATGATGCCGTATGGGGCCACCGGTTATGGGAAGAAATCGATGTTCATGAAAAAATCAACCTGCCGTTTGCTTATGCCGGCGAGGGCGGAAGCTACGATCTGATCAGCATTCTGCTGAAAGCCATTCTCGACAGCGAGGTGGTGGCATTTAATCCTATAGATGACCGCTTTACCACACCCATGAGTATCGATGAAGTTAAAAGTGAACTGGTAGGTAAACCCGATACCATCCGTGTAGTAGATCCCATTACAGGAAAAGAAACAGTTCAGATTGTGCAACATGAATTTGATCCGCATATTGTAACCCGTTATCGCATCAAGGAAGATTGGGTATTCGACAAACAAACTTCCCAGCTTTATGTACGGATTCTGGGCATTGCGCCCCTGAAGGCTATTTATAATCCCGATGGATCGCTGCGTGCCATGACCCCCTTGTTCTGGCTTTATTATCCTGATTTGCGCCCCATTCTGGCAAGGTATGATGTGTACAATCCGAACAACTACATGATGCGCATGAGCTGGGAAGATGTTTTTGAAATGCGATATTTCCATGCCTTTGTAGTGAAGGAAGATAATGTATTCGATCGCACCATCAAGGATTATGAGAAAAATGGAATCCGTGCCTTGCTGGAAGGTGAAAAAATCAAAAATGAAATCTTCGATTGGGAACAAAATCTCTGGGCATACTGA
- the porM gene encoding type IX secretion system motor protein PorM/GldM → MALPKEPRQKMINLMYLVLMAMLALNVSAEILNAFKTVNESITNSNNAITQKNNLVYQQFEKQLSIDPERVRPIKEKADQVKILCEQMNLYIDSLKKVIIRESGGLNDSGEIKDMSNLDAPSRVMENQGQGSILEKKIETLREQLLSMYDNPVEREQVAQILPLKIEMPKKTIDNKKTWTQVNFEMVPTIAAITILSKIQNDVKNSEAQVIDDLFKKIGQQEFVFDTYKPLISANAGYVIAGQKYEAQIMLGAYSSTINPTITVNGQPIPVQNGVGTFSTVASGVGLHTYNVAISLKDQSGQIKTYTATAEYMVGAPAVSVSADKMNVLYIGVDNPISVAVAGVPAEKVSATISGPGSLTKSGPGKYIARVSAVGTVTVNVSAEFDGQVRSMGSMEFRTKRIPDPVAEVAGSKGGTLSAAVFKVQKGVAAVLENFDFDAKFVVTSFTIGFDGAGFSDYIEASSNSAYFTEEIERYIQRCRPGTRVFIDNIHARGPDGTTRLLPPISFKLN, encoded by the coding sequence ATGGCACTACCCAAAGAGCCCCGGCAAAAGATGATAAACCTGATGTATCTGGTGCTGATGGCTATGCTTGCACTCAATGTATCGGCTGAAATTCTGAATGCATTCAAAACAGTCAATGAAAGCATCACCAATTCAAACAATGCCATTACACAAAAAAACAACCTGGTATATCAGCAGTTTGAAAAACAACTCAGCATTGATCCGGAAAGAGTGAGGCCAATCAAGGAAAAAGCTGATCAGGTGAAAATACTGTGTGAGCAAATGAATCTGTATATCGACAGCCTGAAAAAAGTAATTATCCGCGAAAGCGGAGGATTAAACGACAGCGGCGAAATCAAAGACATGTCAAACCTCGATGCTCCTTCACGGGTCATGGAAAATCAAGGCCAGGGATCTATTTTAGAGAAAAAAATCGAAACCCTGAGAGAGCAGCTGCTCAGCATGTACGACAATCCTGTAGAACGTGAACAGGTGGCGCAGATTTTACCCCTGAAAATAGAAATGCCTAAAAAAACAATTGATAACAAGAAAACCTGGACACAGGTAAATTTTGAAATGGTGCCTACCATAGCGGCCATTACCATTTTAAGCAAAATCCAGAATGATGTAAAAAATTCGGAAGCGCAGGTAATTGATGATTTGTTTAAAAAAATCGGACAGCAGGAATTTGTGTTCGACACCTACAAACCCTTGATTTCAGCTAATGCCGGCTATGTGATAGCCGGACAAAAGTATGAGGCCCAGATTATGCTGGGAGCATATAGTTCCACCATCAATCCCACCATCACCGTGAATGGTCAACCCATTCCCGTGCAGAACGGAGTAGGCACATTTTCTACGGTAGCTTCGGGCGTGGGCCTGCACACCTATAATGTGGCCATCAGCCTGAAGGATCAGAGCGGACAAATAAAGACTTACACGGCTACGGCAGAATACATGGTTGGTGCACCGGCTGTGTCGGTTTCAGCCGATAAAATGAATGTGCTGTACATTGGTGTGGATAATCCGATTTCAGTAGCTGTGGCAGGCGTGCCGGCTGAAAAAGTAAGTGCTACCATTTCCGGCCCCGGAAGCCTCACCAAATCAGGGCCGGGTAAATATATTGCACGCGTATCGGCTGTGGGTACGGTTACCGTTAATGTCAGTGCTGAATTTGACGGGCAGGTACGGTCTATGGGAAGCATGGAATTCCGTACCAAACGTATCCCTGATCCTGTTGCAGAAGTGGCCGGCAGCAAAGGGGGCACCCTCAGTGCAGCTGTTTTCAAGGTGCAGAAAGGAGTGGCAGCCGTACTGGAAAATTTTGATTTCGATGCCAAGTTTGTGGTAACTAGCTTCACGATTGGTTTTGATGGCGCTGGATTTTCAGATTATATTGAAGCCAGCTCCAATTCAGCCTATTTTACGGAAGAAATTGAAAGATATATCCAACGGTGCAGGCCTGGTACACGGGTATTCATTGATAATATCCATGCCCGCGGACCCGACGGAACCACCCGTCTGCTGCCACCGATTTCCTTTAAACTAAATTGA
- the porL gene encoding type IX secretion system motor protein PorL/GldL — protein MQFFATKRGRDVLNIIFSVGASIVIFGALAKIEHWGGLLGHALEAGMITETFVFLLMAFVPPEKQYHWDRLFPAVSEDIEDEELGQNGQLASIAIGGGHPVLNQMERMMQEAEITPDALKRLSDQFQRLGTTVSQLADVSQVIQATQDYGSRLQQASEALSAMRQAYADAAQAATQFTQASEATRNFHEQIQTMTKNLSSLNAIYELELQDTNHHLKVMNQFYTQLASASQNLQNSLEDTRKTQEQVALLAKNLTQLNKVYGNMLSALQIKA, from the coding sequence ATGCAATTTTTTGCCACCAAAAGAGGGAGAGACGTATTAAACATCATCTTCAGCGTAGGTGCTTCTATTGTGATTTTTGGCGCGCTGGCCAAGATTGAACACTGGGGAGGTCTTCTCGGACATGCCCTGGAAGCCGGTATGATCACGGAAACCTTTGTGTTTCTGCTTATGGCTTTTGTGCCGCCCGAAAAACAATATCATTGGGACAGGTTGTTTCCCGCAGTTTCAGAAGATATAGAAGATGAAGAGCTGGGGCAGAATGGCCAGCTTGCTTCCATTGCTATCGGAGGAGGTCATCCTGTTTTAAATCAGATGGAACGGATGATGCAGGAAGCTGAGATAACCCCTGACGCCCTGAAAAGACTCAGCGATCAGTTTCAGCGTTTGGGCACCACGGTATCCCAATTAGCTGATGTGTCGCAGGTTATCCAGGCTACGCAGGATTATGGTTCGCGGCTGCAACAGGCATCTGAAGCCCTTTCGGCCATGCGCCAGGCTTATGCCGATGCAGCTCAGGCAGCTACCCAGTTTACCCAGGCTTCCGAAGCAACCCGCAACTTCCATGAACAGATTCAGACAATGACCAAAAATTTGTCGTCATTGAATGCTATCTATGAACTGGAATTGCAGGATACGAATCACCACCTGAAAGTGATGAACCAGTTTTACACCCAACTGGCCAGTGCTTCCCAGAACCTGCAAAACAGCCTGGAAGACACCCGGAAAACCCAGGAACAGGTGGCCCTGCTGGCCAAAAATCTTACCCAGCTGAACAAGGTGTATGGCAATATGCTTTCGGCACTTCAGATTAAAGCCTGA
- the porK gene encoding T9SS ring complex lipoprotein PorK/GldK — translation MNYQVFRLLGYIVVASLLVSCGRNAAKNAQGQLVGVQNRPHYKPPVPYGMVYVPSGFFHEGPSDQDINYAFSAKNKAITIAGFYMDATEITNNEYRQFVYWVRDSIAHTLLGQVKKDKDGNSYIDWKAKINYNDPATQQKLAAMYYAPEDRIYGRKDIDVRKLIYHEETYDLKAAAMDKGKSPRSSFIVKQDVPIYPDTLCWIRDYSYSYNEPMAKMYFYHPAFDNYPVVGVNWNQATAFCVWRTNLWNSYREAHHQYIEGDFRLPTEAEWEYAARGGRVESPYPWGGPYLRNKKGCLLANFKPGRGDYAADGGLYPVRADAYWPNDYGLYNMAGNVSEWTSSAYFEDAYSFEMDFNPDIQYHARPDDPPKMKRKVIRGGSWKDIGYYLQVSTRQYEYQDTSKCYIGFRCVISFLGRSMSDFSKGKLK, via the coding sequence ATGAATTACCAGGTATTTCGTTTGCTGGGTTACATCGTGGTAGCTTCCTTGCTGGTCAGTTGCGGAAGAAATGCTGCGAAAAATGCCCAGGGTCAGTTGGTCGGTGTGCAAAACAGGCCGCACTACAAGCCGCCTGTGCCCTATGGAATGGTCTATGTTCCATCGGGATTTTTCCATGAAGGGCCCAGCGATCAGGACATTAACTATGCCTTTTCTGCCAAAAACAAGGCTATTACTATTGCGGGCTTTTACATGGATGCAACCGAGATTACCAATAATGAATATCGCCAATTCGTTTATTGGGTAAGGGATTCCATTGCCCATACCTTGTTGGGGCAGGTGAAAAAGGATAAAGATGGCAACAGCTATATTGACTGGAAGGCCAAAATCAATTACAATGATCCTGCAACCCAGCAAAAGCTGGCTGCCATGTACTACGCACCGGAAGATCGGATCTATGGCCGAAAGGATATTGATGTGCGTAAGCTGATTTACCATGAAGAAACCTATGACCTGAAAGCTGCTGCCATGGACAAAGGCAAGAGTCCGCGTTCCAGCTTTATTGTCAAGCAGGATGTACCGATTTATCCCGATACATTGTGCTGGATCCGCGACTACAGCTATTCATACAACGAACCCATGGCAAAGATGTATTTCTACCATCCCGCATTTGATAATTATCCGGTGGTGGGGGTAAACTGGAATCAGGCTACAGCCTTCTGTGTATGGCGCACCAATCTGTGGAACAGCTATCGGGAAGCGCATCATCAATACATCGAAGGGGATTTTCGGCTGCCTACAGAGGCCGAATGGGAATATGCCGCCCGTGGCGGGCGTGTGGAATCGCCCTACCCATGGGGTGGGCCTTATCTGCGCAACAAGAAAGGATGCCTGCTAGCCAACTTTAAACCCGGCAGAGGCGATTATGCAGCTGATGGGGGTCTGTATCCGGTAAGAGCCGATGCCTATTGGCCTAATGACTACGGATTGTACAACATGGCCGGTAATGTGAGTGAATGGACATCGAGCGCCTATTTTGAAGATGCTTATTCCTTCGAAATGGATTTCAATCCGGATATTCAGTATCATGCCAGGCCCGATGATCCCCCGAAAATGAAACGCAAAGTCATTCGGGGCGGATCCTGGAAAGATATCGGTTACTACCTCCAGGTAAGTACCCGGCAATATGAATATCAGGATACTTCCAAATGCTATATCGGCTTTCGCTGCGTGATTTCTTTCCTGGGTCGCTCGATGAGCGATTTCAGCAAAGGGAAACTGAAATAG